Proteins from one Patescibacteria group bacterium genomic window:
- a CDS encoding TatD family hydrolase: protein MLIDSHAHLNFEAYKDDLSDVIGRCRQAGMQVINVGAAYDTSRKAVNLALAESNFFSSIGLHPIHVYDEEFKPDDYQDLITSGKAKVVAMGETGFDYFHLWQCLEKGAKSIEEIKAKQEEVFRAHIRLAKDNDLALIIHGRNGKEDKTAYADIYRVLKDEGIKRAVVHCYGGDLKEAKKFVELGIYLGFTGIVTFDKTGVLEEIVKWIPSDKMLIETDAPYLTPIPYRGQRNEPAYVRQVAEKIAQIKNLSTKEIIEISGNNAIELFHLR from the coding sequence ATGTTAATTGATAGTCACGCTCATCTAAACTTTGAGGCATACAAAGACGACCTGTCAGATGTGATAGGTCGTTGTCGTCAGGCTGGTATGCAAGTTATCAATGTCGGTGCGGCCTATGATACTAGCCGCAAGGCGGTCAACTTGGCTTTGGCGGAGTCAAATTTTTTTAGTTCTATTGGTCTTCATCCGATTCACGTCTATGATGAAGAATTCAAACCAGATGATTATCAGGATTTGATAACTAGTGGCAAAGCAAAAGTAGTAGCTATGGGTGAGACTGGTTTTGATTATTTTCATCTTTGGCAATGTCTTGAAAAAGGAGCAAAATCTATTGAAGAAATAAAAGCCAAACAAGAAGAAGTATTTAGAGCTCATATTAGATTGGCCAAAGATAATGATTTGGCATTGATAATCCATGGTAGAAATGGCAAAGAAGACAAAACTGCCTATGCTGATATTTATCGAGTATTAAAAGATGAAGGAATTAAGAGGGCGGTAGTACATTGTTATGGTGGTGATTTAAAAGAAGCTAAAAAATTTGTGGAGCTTGGGATTTATTTGGGTTTTACCGGTATTGTTACCTTTGACAAAACGGGTGTTTTGGAGGAAATTGTTAAGTGGATACCAAGCGACAAAATGCTTATTGAAACTGACGCGCCGTATTTGACACCAATTCCATATAGAGGCCAGCGTAATGAGCCAGCTTATGTCCGACAGGTAGCGGAAAAAATAGCGCAGATAAAAAATTTATCAACAAAGGAAATCATTGAGATAAGCGGCAACAACGCGATTGAGTTATTTCATTTGCGATAG
- a CDS encoding CvpA family protein — MNWYDIALIVILFFFTWKGFRTGLVGAIGGFFGIIFGIWAGSHYMQQVGAWIMEVANFDNEALALILAFVGVFMAVNIAVGIIVSVINRIFHIIPFIDLINKLSGAIVGFLGGCLAVSALVYLMSLLPISDTISNLVLNSKLATIAIDVAIIIKPFIPEAIKQLKSIFENVN; from the coding sequence ATGAATTGGTATGACATTGCATTAATAGTAATTTTATTCTTTTTTACCTGGAAAGGTTTTAGGACCGGACTAGTTGGAGCCATTGGCGGATTTTTTGGAATTATCTTTGGTATATGGGCCGGCAGTCACTATATGCAGCAAGTGGGTGCCTGGATTATGGAAGTAGCCAATTTTGACAACGAAGCCTTGGCTTTGATATTGGCTTTTGTAGGAGTATTTATGGCGGTCAATATTGCAGTCGGCATCATTGTCTCAGTCATCAATAGAATATTTCATATTATTCCTTTTATTGATTTGATAAACAAATTGTCCGGAGCAATAGTTGGGTTTTTGGGAGGCTGTCTGGCGGTATCTGCTTTGGTGTATCTAATGTCGCTGTTGCCTATTAGTGATACAATCTCCAATCTGGTCTTAAATTCAAAATTAGCTACAATTGCCATTGATGTGGCCATAATAATCAAGCCTTTTATACCAGAGGCAATAAAACAATTAAAATCTATATTTGAAAATGTTAATTGA
- a CDS encoding type II toxin-antitoxin system Phd/YefM family antitoxin, with translation MSIVGLKELRENMDDYINKVKQGHSFIVLRKSQPVFKISPLENEENWETVVDFTKIKKGGVDIKEILSRL, from the coding sequence ATGAGTATCGTAGGTTTAAAAGAATTGAGGGAAAATATGGATGATTATATTAATAAAGTAAAACAAGGTCATTCTTTTATCGTTTTACGTAAATCACAGCCAGTTTTTAAAATTAGTCCTTTAGAAAACGAAGAAAATTGGGAGACAGTGGTTGATTTTACAAAAATAAAAAAGGGTGGCGTTGATATCAAAGAAATTTTGTCTCGTTTGTAA